A single Salminus brasiliensis chromosome 20, fSalBra1.hap2, whole genome shotgun sequence DNA region contains:
- the LOC140541854 gene encoding muscle calcium channel subunit alpha-1-like, which produces MEDRGELTSSSRMSRLGCYFRAFMVLVVVLDAAFMGLETDRELKTAYSALFEGADVFYLVVFILEFMVKVYTEPCGFWGSGANICNTGFLLLSLISRADGSYWVFRILRAFRILRIIFIIPSIQDLVLILFQGLKTAAYVTAMIFFILLVFAVAGVQHFGTADPENWGDMGVALLSTLSVVTISGWLEHQDRLHSLGIAYSELFFIILILIGNFMFLNMFTGLVMASFGSTPSFASWPPGHSRIQQGSLAKIDPRSRSSARICCILARSNPLFIPDVKTRRESFYGKAQFCEVFRKVQRLYDRLEDHRQGDVEMEDRGELTSSSRMSRLGCYFRAFMVLVVVLDAAFMGLETDRELKTAYSALFEGADVFYLVVFILEFMVKVYTEPCGFWGSGANICNTGFLLLSLISRADGSYWVFRILRAFRILRIIFIIPSIQDLVLILFQGLKTAAYVTAMIFFILLVFAVAGVQHFGTADPENWGDMGVALLSTLSVVTISGWLEHQDRLHSLGIAYSELFFIILILIGNFMFLNMFTGLVMAYDRVPRNILREEL; this is translated from the exons atggaggacagaggggaactgacctccagctccagaat gagtAGACTTGGGTGTTATTTTAGGGCCTTCATGGTTCTAGTAGTCGTGCTGGACGCCGCGTTCATGGGTCTGGAAACAGACCGTGAACTTAAAACTGCGTATTCAGCGTTGTTCGAG ggggctgatgtgttttacTTGGTGGTCTTCATCTTGGAGTTCATGGTGAAGGTGTACACGGAGCCGTGCGGTTTCTGGGGAAGTGGAGCCAACATCTGCAACACCGGGTTCCTGCTGCTGTCGCTGATCTCCAGGGCAGACGGGTCATACTGGGTCTTCCGGATCCTCAGGGCTTTCCGGATCCTGAGAATCATCTTTATCATCCCCAGTATCCAG gaCCTGGTCTTGATTCTATTCCAAGGCCTGAAGACAGCTGCGTACGTGACGGCcatgattttcttcatcttgcTCGTCTTTGCCGTCGCCGGAGTGCAGCATTTCGGGACCGCGGACCCCGAGAACTGGGGGGATATGGGTGTTGCGTTGCTCTCCACCTTGAGCGTAGTCAca ATTTCAGGCTGGCTGGAACACCAGGACAGACTTCATAGTCTAGGGATTGCCTACAGTGAGCTGTTTTTcatcatcctgatcctgataggCAACTTCATGTTCCTTAACATGTTCACGGGATTGGTCATG gccagcttcggctcgacaCCCTCGTTCGCGAGCTGGCCACCCGGCCATTCAAGGATTCAGCAAGGCTCGCTCGCCAAGATAGACCCGcgctcacgcagcagtgccag GATCTGCTGCATCCTTGCCAGATctaaccctctctttattcctGATGTGAAGACCCGCAGGGAGAGCTTTTATGGCAAAGCTCAGTTCTGTGAGGTGTTCAGAAAGGTTCAGAGACTATACGATAG gctggaagaccacagacagggagacgtcgagatggaggacagaggggaactgacctccagctccagaat gagtAGACTTGGGTGTTATTTTAGGGCCTTCATGGTTCTAGTAGTCGTGCTGGACGCCGCGTTCATGGGTCTGGAAACAGACCGTGAACTTAAAACTGCGTATTCAGCGTTGTTCGAG ggggctgatgtgttttaccTGGTGGTCTTCATCTTGGAGTTCATGGTGAAGGTGTACACGGAGCCGTGCGGTTTCTGGGGAAGTGGAGCCAACATCTGCAACACCGGGTTCCTGCTGCTGTCGCTGATCTCCAGGGCAGACGGGTCATACTGGGTCTTCCGGATCCTCAGGGCTTTCCGGATCCTGAGAATCATCTTTATCATCCCCAGTATCCAG gaCCTGGTCTTGATTCTGTTCCAAGGCCTGAAGACGGCCGCGTACGTGACGGCcatgattttcttcatcttgcTCGTCTTTGCCGTCGCCGGAGTGCAGCATTTCGGGACCGCGGACCCCGAGAACTGGGGGGATATGGGTGTTGCGTTGCTCTCCACCTTGAGCGTGGTCAca ATTTCAGGCTGGCTGGAACACCAGGACAGACTTCATAGTCTAGGGATTGCCTACAGTGAGCTGTTTTTcatcatcctgatcctgataggCAACTTCATGTTCCTTAACATGTTCACGGGATTGGTCATG GCTTATGATCGTGTTCCCCGAAACATCCTGCGGGAGGAGCTCTAG